The window CGTCGTCGTTCTCGGCGGATCCCAGCGTGCCGCGTGCCTTTTCGGGGGGCTCGGCCGCCGTGGAAGCCTTTCCGCTGGACATCTGGCGTGGCCTCGTTTCCCGCGGCATGCGGCGGCTGGGGCGGCGCAGCCTTGGGTACGGCGATCCGGCGGGATATGGGCCGCTGCGCGAGGCGATCGCGTCGTACGTGGCCACGTCGCGCGGCGTGATGTGCCAGCCGGAACAGGTGATCGTTCTCACGAGCTCGCAACAGGCGCTGGACGTGGCCATCCGCGTGCTTACGGATCCCGGCGACGCGGTGTGGCTGGAAGAGCCCGGCTATCCCGGGGCGCGGGCGGCGTTCATCCTCAACGGTGCGCGCATCGTTCCGGTGCCGGTAGATGGCGACGGGCTGCAGGTGAGCGAGGGCGTGCGTGCCGCCCCCGACGCGCGGCTGGCCTACGTGACGCCCTCGCACCAGTATCCGCTGGGCGTAACGATGAGCCTGGAAAGGCGGCTGGAGCTGCTGGACTGGGCGCGGGGCGCCGGCGCCTGGATCATCGAGGACGACTACGACGGCGAGTTCCGCTTCGATGGACGCTCCCCGGCGGCCATCCAGGGCATCGACCAGGACGCGCGGGTGGTCTACACGGGCACCTTCAGCAAGGTGCTGTTTCCGTCCATCCGCCTGGCCTACGCCATCGTCCCCGCGGACTTGGTGGCGCCCTTCACCATCGCGCGCGGCTTGCTGGATGGGCACACGGCGCTCCTTCACCAGGTCGCGCTCGCCGAGTTCTTCGCCGAGGGGCACTTCGGCGTGCACGTCCGCCGGCTGCGTGGCCTGTACCGCGAGCGGCGCGACGTGCTGGTGGACGAGGTGAACCGCACGCTGGCCGGACGGATGCGCCTGGGCCCGGCCGATGGCGGGATGCACGTCGTCGGCTACCTCGCGGATGCCGAGGACGACGTCCGCACCGCCGCGCGCGCCGCGGAGGAAGGCGTGGACGTGCACCCGCTCGCCCGCTACTACGTGGGCCCGCCCGCGGCGCGTGGCCTGGTGCTCGGGTACGGCGCACTCGCCCCGGACGCCATCCGCGCCGGCGTGCAGGCCCTCGCCCGATGCCTGTAGCGGCGGCTTACGAGATTGAACGC of the Longimicrobium sp. genome contains:
- a CDS encoding PLP-dependent aminotransferase family protein, producing MPKKPGGVGLEVLELQRNAAPLNLQIYRSLRGAILARRLAPGVRLPSTRSLASDLAVSRNTVEEAFSRLRAEGFIERRTGDGTYVAIIDRVLQPEPSARAALPSAARRLAARAAAFTPSSFSADPSVPRAFSGGSAAVEAFPLDIWRGLVSRGMRRLGRRSLGYGDPAGYGPLREAIASYVATSRGVMCQPEQVIVLTSSQQALDVAIRVLTDPGDAVWLEEPGYPGARAAFILNGARIVPVPVDGDGLQVSEGVRAAPDARLAYVTPSHQYPLGVTMSLERRLELLDWARGAGAWIIEDDYDGEFRFDGRSPAAIQGIDQDARVVYTGTFSKVLFPSIRLAYAIVPADLVAPFTIARGLLDGHTALLHQVALAEFFAEGHFGVHVRRLRGLYRERRDVLVDEVNRTLAGRMRLGPADGGMHVVGYLADAEDDVRTAARAAEEGVDVHPLARYYVGPPAARGLVLGYGALAPDAIRAGVQALARCL